A part of Vespertiliibacter pulmonis genomic DNA contains:
- the lon gene encoding endopeptidase La: MARKKKPIELPLLPLRDVVVFPYMVMPLFVGRDKSIQALRAAMEGNKQLFLVAQKDPNNEDPTVEDIYDIGVMANIIQMLNLPDGTVKVLVEGQVRGKVEHIHDDENGFWAGVSPILSEYEENNEELKAVAKTTLTEFENYVKSNKKVPAEILPKLQKITLEDRLADTIAANLIATVKQKQELLAEANLIKRFETLLVAMATEMDTLEMEGRIRNRVKQQMEKNQRDYYLNEQIKAIRKELGGEEETEQTELDKLKVKIEEAKLPADVKEKVDGEFNKLKAMPQSSSEATVVRGYIDWILQMPWHKRSAIKKNLQQAQDILNKDHYGLERVKERILEYLAVQSRLNKLKGPILCLVGPPGVGKTSLGQSIANATGRKYVRMALGGVRDEAEIRGHRRTYIGSMPGQLMMKMAKVGVRNPLFLLDEIDKMAQDMRGDPASALLEVLDPEQNKAFNDHYLEVDYDLSDVMFVATSNSMHIPPALLDRMEVIRLSGYTEDEKMHIAKDHLIAKQKENNGIKDNELIIEDSAVLDIIRYYTREAGVRNLEREIAKICRKAVKALVIDKNLKSITVNSENLKDYLGVKRFDYGKMDSQNRIGEVTGLAWTEVGGDLLTIETASVIGKGKFSYTGSLGDVMKESIQAAMMVVRARAEKLGIASDFYEKRDIHVHVPEGATPKDGPSAGIAMCTALISSLTGNPVRADVAMTGEITLRGKVLPIGGLKEKLLAAHRGGIKTVIIPKDNEKDLEEIPDNAKAALNIYPVETIDEVLTIALENPPEGIEMIAHSKPIKVKKTKSTRAIQ; encoded by the coding sequence ATGGCAAGAAAGAAAAAACCAATTGAATTACCACTACTACCTTTACGTGATGTTGTGGTATTCCCTTATATGGTAATGCCCCTATTTGTTGGGCGAGATAAATCTATTCAAGCACTGCGTGCCGCAATGGAAGGCAATAAACAACTGTTTTTAGTGGCTCAAAAAGACCCTAATAATGAAGATCCAACAGTAGAAGATATTTATGATATCGGCGTAATGGCGAACATTATTCAAATGCTCAATTTGCCAGACGGGACAGTAAAAGTATTAGTAGAAGGTCAAGTTCGAGGAAAAGTTGAGCATATTCACGATGATGAAAACGGCTTTTGGGCAGGGGTTTCCCCAATACTTTCAGAATATGAAGAAAATAATGAAGAATTAAAAGCCGTTGCAAAAACGACTTTAACTGAATTTGAGAACTATGTAAAAAGCAATAAAAAAGTACCTGCCGAAATTTTGCCTAAATTGCAAAAAATCACCTTAGAAGACCGCTTGGCAGATACCATTGCGGCAAATTTGATTGCTACGGTAAAACAAAAACAAGAGCTATTAGCAGAAGCAAATTTAATTAAACGCTTTGAAACCTTGTTAGTTGCTATGGCTACAGAAATGGATACCCTCGAAATGGAAGGACGTATTCGTAACCGTGTTAAACAGCAAATGGAAAAGAACCAACGTGATTACTATCTTAATGAGCAAATTAAAGCCATTCGTAAAGAATTAGGTGGCGAAGAAGAAACCGAACAAACAGAACTCGACAAGCTCAAAGTAAAAATCGAAGAAGCTAAACTGCCTGCGGACGTTAAAGAGAAAGTTGATGGCGAATTTAATAAGCTCAAAGCAATGCCCCAAAGCTCATCAGAAGCAACTGTTGTTCGTGGCTATATTGATTGGATTTTACAAATGCCTTGGCACAAGCGGTCTGCAATTAAGAAAAATTTGCAACAAGCCCAAGATATTTTAAATAAAGATCATTACGGATTAGAGCGTGTAAAAGAGCGTATTTTAGAATATCTCGCAGTACAAAGCCGTTTAAATAAATTAAAAGGTCCAATTCTCTGTTTGGTTGGTCCACCAGGAGTAGGGAAAACTTCACTAGGTCAATCTATTGCCAATGCAACGGGGCGTAAGTATGTCCGTATGGCACTAGGTGGCGTGCGTGATGAGGCAGAAATTAGAGGCCATCGCCGAACTTATATTGGCTCAATGCCGGGCCAGTTAATGATGAAAATGGCAAAAGTAGGGGTTCGTAATCCACTATTTTTACTTGATGAGATCGATAAAATGGCACAAGATATGCGTGGCGATCCAGCCTCTGCATTACTTGAGGTATTAGATCCAGAACAGAATAAAGCCTTTAATGATCACTATTTAGAAGTGGACTATGATTTGTCTGATGTAATGTTTGTTGCAACATCAAATTCTATGCATATTCCACCAGCACTATTAGATCGTATGGAAGTTATCCGTCTTTCAGGCTATACCGAAGATGAGAAAATGCATATTGCTAAAGATCATCTGATTGCCAAGCAAAAAGAAAACAACGGCATTAAAGATAATGAGCTGATTATTGAAGACAGTGCAGTGTTAGATATTATTCGTTACTATACCCGTGAAGCTGGTGTACGTAATTTAGAGCGAGAAATCGCCAAAATCTGTCGTAAAGCCGTGAAAGCATTAGTAATCGATAAAAACCTTAAATCTATTACAGTAAATAGCGAAAACTTGAAAGACTACCTAGGAGTAAAACGTTTCGACTACGGCAAAATGGATAGCCAAAATCGTATCGGTGAAGTTACTGGCTTAGCGTGGACAGAAGTTGGTGGCGATTTACTTACCATTGAAACCGCTTCTGTTATTGGCAAAGGTAAATTCTCTTATACAGGGTCTTTAGGCGATGTAATGAAAGAATCAATCCAAGCGGCAATGATGGTTGTTCGAGCAAGAGCTGAAAAACTCGGTATTGCAAGTGATTTCTACGAAAAACGGGATATTCACGTTCACGTTCCAGAAGGAGCAACGCCGAAAGATGGCCCAAGTGCAGGGATTGCAATGTGTACTGCTCTTATTTCTAGTTTAACAGGTAACCCCGTTCGAGCTGATGTGGCAATGACAGGTGAAATCACTTTACGTGGTAAAGTATTACCTATCGGTGGGCTTAAAGAGAAGTTATTAGCCGCACATCGTGGTGGAATTAAAACTGTGATTATTCCAAAAGATAATGAAAAAGATTTGGAAGAAATACCGGATAATGCCAAAGCCGCTCTCAATATTTACCCAGTTGAGACTATTGATGAGGTACTTACCATTGCATTGGAAAATCCACCTGAAGGTATTGAAATGATTGCTCATAGCAAACCAATCAAGGTGAAAAAAACGAAAAGCACTAGAGCTATTCAATAA
- the leuD gene encoding 3-isopropylmalate dehydratase small subunit: MAKEFKRHTGIAVPLDASNVDTDAIIPKQFLQKVTRVGFGSHLFHEWRFLDEEGQQPNPDFVLNYPRYQGASILLARENFGCGSSREHAPWALDDYGIRAIIAPSFADIFYGNSLNNQMLPIRLSEQEVDELFQFVKAREGAEITVDLGAQTVIANGKVYLFEIDSFRKHCLLNGLDNIGLTLQHADKIAEFERNIPAFLR, from the coding sequence ATGGCGAAAGAATTTAAACGACATACGGGTATTGCAGTGCCTCTTGATGCCTCAAATGTGGATACTGATGCAATTATTCCAAAACAATTTTTACAAAAAGTAACCCGAGTGGGGTTTGGCTCTCATTTGTTCCACGAATGGCGTTTTTTAGATGAGGAGGGGCAGCAACCTAATCCAGATTTCGTACTAAATTACCCTCGTTATCAAGGGGCTAGTATTCTATTAGCTCGTGAGAATTTTGGTTGTGGATCTTCCCGTGAACACGCGCCTTGGGCATTAGATGATTACGGTATTCGGGCTATTATTGCCCCAAGTTTTGCAGACATTTTTTACGGCAATAGCTTAAATAACCAGATGTTACCAATTCGATTAAGTGAACAAGAGGTTGATGAATTATTTCAGTTTGTCAAAGCACGCGAAGGTGCAGAAATTACGGTTGATCTAGGGGCTCAAACCGTAATAGCAAATGGTAAAGTATATCTATTTGAAATTGATAGTTTTCGTAAACACTGTTTATTAAATGGGCTAGATAATATCGGCTTAACGCTACAGCACGCTGATAAAATTGCTGAATTTGAGCGTAATATTCCTGCTTTCCTACGTTAA
- a CDS encoding DEAD/DEAH box helicase: MYLQNEPYYHTLYREVLTFKNWAEKNNLPSNDTGIDLVAVTYTGENHAIQCKFYSSDHKITKADIDSFFTASGKNYFQRRIIVATTNHWTDNAYASLSDQNPPVTLINRSDLENSALDWQKFAFNQPLIFKPKKIPREHQETAIKNVKFGLDTAERGKLIMACGTGKTFTALKIAEEMAGRGKKVLFLVPSLALLSQSLTEWTQEATIPLHSFAVCSDSDVGKQNKGKEKTDDRVQQLIHELQYPATTEAKALVKSYQAYNRDLAMTVVFSTYHSIEVIHQAQQQGFGEFDLVICDEAHRTTGATFDNAKEESAFVRIHNNDYIQAKKRLYMTATPRIYTEDAKKTDGVTVYSMDDETQFGKELFVISFSEAVQRGLLVDYKVIVLAVEEALVQQRLEKLFNGGEIQVDDAAKIVGCWKALSKSGIMDELGDNEPMKRAVAFCQVIDKDYKGKHHKVSSIAISEMFGTVVEAYQEQEIEALQAKKPDFVPDLALKLNCEAEHVDGSMNASEKAAKIQWLKDSTEANTCRILSNVRCLSEGVDVPALDAVLFLTPRSSQVDVVQSVGRVMRKSDETNKKRGYVILPVVIPAGVAPEQALDKNENYKVVWQVLNALRSHDDRFDAMINRAEFDGSAKNKIEVIAIADLTKKAQQKQSKKGKTTGRGETAIGQKETGYPDESKQREMVFEVGEIERALVAKIVQKVGKRTYFAEWAGNVAKIATTFITRIQTILANPDNAEEKAVFNAFANELRDDLNNAITDEEVIEMLAQHLITKPIFDALFANENFTKHNPMSKEMSKIIGLLERKNVPTESKPLTQFYEEVKTKIGNITSPEGRQKVIKELYDNFFNKAFPKMAERLGIVYTPVEVVDFIIHSVEDVLNNEFNASLADKGIEILDPFTGTGTFITRLLQSGIIPPERLPEKYHEIHANEIVLLAYYIAAINIESVYHALVPAGTQYTPFEGICLTDTFQMYEKEDLIDQILVENSKRRKRQKKLEIKVIIGNPPYSSGQKSENDNAKNIKYKYLDKQIENSYVKYSNAGLQKNLYDSYIRAIRWASDRIGNSGVIGFVTNGGYLESNSADGLRKCLAEEFSSLYIFHLRGNARTSGERRRKEKDNIFGQGTRTPIAIAIFVKNPTADKHGNIYFHDIGDYLNREEKLEIIDELKSINGITEQNKWTQIIPDQFNDWLNQRDPNFDNYMVLGDKKTNNNTIFTINSLGVVTSRDAWVFNYSKHKLRYTMEECTIFYNQELKKFHNSNKSIALENFINLDSKKISWSRALKNNLNKEKIATFDEKDLRIALYRPYTKQNIYFNKLFNETQYQIPKIFPTADAENKVISLTGLGTPKAFSVIMTDVIPDIQLQANGQCFPLYLYEPNQAVSSDDLFAKNETETTVCTEYARREAITDEALAHFRQPYPDENISKEDIFYYIYGLLHSEEYREKYADNLSKQLPRIPQVKQAADFWAFSQAGRRLANLHLHYERVPMYSDIRLNGGLKIENDCIIGGIGEDFYVEKMKFAKKDDKTAVIYNRKFALENIPEQAYEYIVNGKPALEWVMERQGVKVDKASGIVNDANDWAIETMNNPRYPMELFLRIITVSLETMKIVNSLPKLVV, translated from the coding sequence ATCTATTTACAAAATGAACCTTATTACCACACACTCTACCGAGAAGTTTTAACTTTTAAAAACTGGGCAGAAAAAAATAATTTACCCAGCAATGACACAGGCATTGATTTAGTTGCCGTAACCTACACAGGCGAAAATCACGCCATTCAATGTAAATTTTATTCTTCAGATCACAAAATCACTAAAGCCGATATCGATAGCTTTTTCACCGCCTCTGGTAAAAACTATTTCCAACGAAGAATTATTGTAGCAACCACCAATCACTGGACAGACAATGCTTACGCTTCATTATCGGATCAAAATCCACCCGTTACCTTAATTAACCGTTCTGATCTTGAAAACAGCGCCCTTGATTGGCAAAAATTTGCCTTTAACCAACCGCTTATTTTCAAGCCGAAAAAAATACCCAGAGAACACCAAGAAACAGCCATTAAAAATGTAAAATTTGGCTTAGACACCGCTGAACGGGGCAAATTGATTATGGCGTGTGGCACGGGCAAAACCTTTACTGCCTTAAAAATTGCCGAAGAAATGGCAGGCAGGGGCAAAAAAGTGCTGTTTTTAGTGCCGAGCCTTGCCCTGCTTTCTCAATCTTTAACCGAATGGACGCAAGAAGCCACCATTCCACTGCATAGCTTTGCCGTTTGCTCTGATTCTGATGTGGGCAAACAAAATAAAGGCAAAGAGAAAACCGATGATCGGGTACAACAGCTCATTCACGAATTGCAATATCCTGCCACCACCGAAGCCAAAGCGTTGGTGAAAAGTTATCAAGCCTATAACCGTGATTTGGCAATGACCGTTGTATTTTCCACCTATCATTCCATTGAAGTCATTCACCAAGCCCAACAGCAAGGTTTTGGTGAATTTGATTTAGTCATTTGTGATGAAGCTCACCGCACCACAGGCGCAACCTTTGATAATGCCAAAGAAGAATCCGCCTTTGTTCGCATTCACAATAACGATTATATTCAAGCCAAAAAACGGCTATATATGACCGCTACCCCTCGTATTTACACCGAAGACGCTAAAAAAACAGACGGTGTAACCGTCTATTCAATGGACGATGAAACACAATTTGGTAAAGAATTATTTGTAATCAGTTTTTCTGAAGCCGTGCAAAGAGGATTATTGGTAGATTACAAAGTAATTGTGTTAGCCGTAGAAGAAGCCCTAGTGCAACAACGGCTAGAAAAACTATTTAACGGCGGTGAAATTCAAGTTGATGACGCAGCCAAAATTGTCGGCTGTTGGAAAGCCCTTTCTAAATCAGGCATTATGGACGAATTGGGCGATAACGAACCGATGAAACGTGCCGTTGCCTTCTGCCAAGTAATCGATAAAGACTACAAAGGCAAACATCACAAAGTCAGTTCAATCGCTATTTCTGAAATGTTTGGTACAGTAGTTGAAGCTTATCAAGAACAAGAAATTGAAGCATTACAGGCTAAAAAGCCTGATTTTGTGCCTGATTTAGCATTAAAACTCAACTGTGAAGCCGAACACGTTGATGGTTCGATGAATGCCAGCGAAAAAGCTGCCAAAATCCAATGGCTAAAAGACAGCACTGAAGCTAACACTTGCCGAATTTTATCCAACGTTCGCTGTTTATCCGAAGGGGTGGACGTGCCAGCCCTTGATGCCGTACTGTTTTTAACCCCTCGCAGTTCGCAAGTTGATGTAGTGCAATCGGTCGGGCGAGTAATGCGTAAATCTGACGAAACAAATAAAAAACGGGGCTATGTGATTTTACCTGTGGTTATCCCTGCGGGCGTTGCCCCTGAACAAGCACTGGATAAAAACGAAAACTACAAAGTCGTTTGGCAGGTATTAAATGCCTTGCGTTCTCACGATGATCGCTTTGATGCAATGATTAACCGAGCCGAATTTGACGGCTCGGCAAAAAATAAAATTGAAGTGATTGCGATAGCAGATCTCACCAAAAAAGCCCAACAGAAGCAGAGCAAAAAAGGCAAAACCACAGGCAGAGGCGAAACCGCCATCGGGCAGAAAGAAACAGGCTACCCCGATGAATCCAAACAGCGGGAAATGGTTTTTGAAGTCGGCGAAATTGAACGGGCGTTGGTCGCAAAAATTGTACAAAAAGTTGGAAAACGCACCTATTTTGCCGAATGGGCAGGCAATGTTGCCAAAATCGCCACTACCTTTATCACCCGCATTCAAACCATTTTAGCCAACCCCGATAATGCCGAAGAAAAAGCGGTATTTAACGCCTTTGCCAATGAATTGCGAGATGATCTCAATAATGCCATTACCGATGAAGAAGTGATTGAAATGTTAGCTCAACATTTAATCACCAAGCCGATTTTTGATGCGTTATTTGCCAATGAAAACTTTACCAAGCACAACCCAATGTCTAAAGAGATGAGTAAAATTATTGGGCTATTAGAACGCAAAAACGTGCCAACCGAAAGTAAACCGCTCACCCAATTTTACGAGGAAGTCAAAACCAAAATTGGCAATATCACCTCACCAGAAGGCAGACAAAAAGTCATCAAAGAGCTATACGATAATTTCTTTAACAAAGCCTTCCCCAAAATGGCAGAACGGCTCGGCATTGTTTATACCCCCGTTGAAGTGGTGGATTTTATTATTCATTCAGTGGAAGACGTTCTAAACAACGAATTTAACGCCAGCCTTGCCGATAAAGGCATAGAAATTCTCGACCCATTCACTGGCACAGGCACATTCATCACCCGTTTATTGCAAAGCGGTATTATTCCCCCTGAACGGCTGCCTGAAAAATATCACGAAATCCACGCTAACGAAATCGTGCTACTTGCCTATTACATTGCAGCAATCAATATTGAATCGGTCTATCACGCCCTTGTACCCGCTGGCACCCAATACACCCCGTTTGAAGGCATTTGCTTAACCGATACCTTCCAAATGTACGAAAAAGAAGATTTAATCGACCAAATTTTGGTCGAAAACAGTAAACGCCGTAAACGCCAGAAAAAATTGGAGATTAAAGTCATTATCGGCAATCCGCCTTATTCTTCAGGGCAAAAATCTGAAAATGATAATGCTAAAAATATCAAATATAAATATTTAGACAAACAGATTGAAAATAGTTATGTCAAATATTCAAATGCGGGTTTACAAAAAAATCTTTACGACAGCTATATCCGAGCGATTCGCTGGGCGAGTGATCGCATTGGTAACAGCGGTGTGATTGGCTTTGTCACCAATGGCGGTTATTTAGAAAGTAATTCCGCAGACGGTTTACGCAAATGTTTGGCTGAAGAATTTAGCTCGCTCTATATTTTCCATTTACGAGGAAACGCTCGCACATCAGGTGAACGCCGCCGTAAAGAAAAAGATAATATTTTTGGACAAGGCACAAGAACGCCAATAGCCATTGCCATTTTTGTAAAAAATCCGACTGCCGACAAACACGGCAACATCTATTTTCACGACATCGGCGATTACCTAAACCGTGAGGAAAAACTAGAAATCATTGATGAATTAAAATCTATTAACGGCATTACCGAGCAAAACAAATGGACGCAAATTATCCCCGATCAATTTAACGATTGGCTCAATCAACGTGATCCGAATTTTGATAATTATATGGTGCTGGGAGATAAAAAGACCAATAACAATACTATTTTTACAATTAATTCGCTAGGTGTTGTTACCAGTCGAGATGCTTGGGTATTTAACTATTCTAAGCACAAATTACGGTACACAATGGAAGAATGCACCATTTTCTATAATCAAGAATTGAAGAAGTTTCATAATAGTAATAAATCTATTGCTTTAGAAAATTTTATTAACTTAGATAGCAAAAAAATTAGCTGGAGCAGAGCATTAAAAAATAATCTGAACAAAGAAAAAATTGCTACTTTTGATGAAAAAGATTTACGTATTGCTCTATATCGTCCTTATACAAAGCAAAATATTTACTTTAATAAGCTATTTAACGAAACACAATACCAAATCCCCAAAATTTTCCCCACTGCCGATGCAGAAAATAAGGTCATTTCACTTACAGGATTAGGAACACCAAAGGCATTTTCAGTAATTATGACTGATGTTATTCCTGATATTCAATTACAGGCAAATGGGCAATGCTTCCCACTTTACCTCTACGAGCCTAATCAAGCCGTCAGTTCTGATGATCTTTTTGCAAAAAATGAAACGGAAACCACCGTTTGCACAGAATACGCTCGCCGTGAAGCCATTACCGATGAGGCATTAGCCCATTTCAGGCAGCCTTATCCCGATGAAAACATCAGCAAAGAAGATATTTTCTATTACATTTACGGCTTATTGCATTCTGAAGAATACCGAGAAAAATACGCCGATAATTTAAGCAAACAATTACCACGCATTCCACAGGTGAAACAGGCTGCTGATTTTTGGGCGTTTTCGCAGGCAGGCAGACGATTAGCCAATTTGCATTTACATTATGAACGTGTGCCGATGTATTCAGATATTCGCCTAAACGGCGGTTTAAAAATCGAAAATGACTGCATTATCGGCGGTATCGGTGAAGATTTTTATGTCGAAAAAATGAAATTTGCCAAAAAAGACGACAAAACAGCGGTCATTTACAACCGAAAATTTGCATTAGAAAATATCCCAGAGCAAGCCTATGAATATATTGTCAATGGCAAGCCTGCTTTAGAATGGGTAATGGAACGGCAAGGCGTAAAAGTCGATAAAGCCAGCGGAATTGTGAATGACGCTAACGATTGGGCAATCGAAACAATGAATAACCCTCGTTATCCAATGGAGCTATTTTTACGGATTATCACCGTCAGCCTCGAAACCATGAAAATTGTAAATAGCTTACCAAAATTGGTTGTTTAA
- a CDS encoding SLC13 family permease: MPNRRGYFILSISLAIFFLLLNILPFSLKENKGLALLVFVAILWLTEAFHITMTALLVPIFAIFLGVLSTEAAFAPFSKPIIFMFFGGFVIAAVLRIQKIDMWIAGHIIRLAKGSLKLTIIYLFTATAFLSMFINNTAVAAMMLPLTLGILSKIEVEGNRNLYVFVLLGIAFSSSIGGIGTLVGSTPNALLALLTDVTFSEWLPYGMPVMLLLMPAMIFSLWIVLKPNFNVPFTSSVEDVSLTGIRLFTLVVFILTSILLILSKFIEPHLRLFFDIPNQIKNFDSVIAMIAVVVLGMSGTATWKQIQEKTEWGVLMLFGGGLVLSIVLKDTGASKILADTIVSFVGDKHWLFMTVILTSFIVFLTEFTSNTASAALLMPIFISVANSLNLPVLSLAAIIATGASCAFMLPIATPPNAIVFSTGFIKQKEMAKVGLLLNVICIMVIGGLSYFCWINW; the protein is encoded by the coding sequence ATGCCAAATCGTAGAGGATACTTTATTCTTTCTATCAGTTTAGCTATTTTTTTCTTGTTGCTAAATATTCTACCTTTCTCATTAAAAGAAAATAAAGGCCTTGCACTATTAGTTTTTGTGGCGATTTTGTGGCTTACAGAAGCGTTTCATATCACAATGACAGCCTTACTCGTGCCTATTTTTGCTATTTTTCTAGGGGTATTATCCACAGAAGCCGCTTTTGCACCTTTTTCTAAGCCCATCATTTTTATGTTTTTTGGTGGGTTTGTGATTGCTGCCGTATTACGTATTCAAAAAATTGATATGTGGATCGCAGGGCATATTATTAGGCTAGCAAAAGGTAGTTTAAAACTTACGATTATCTATTTATTTACCGCAACTGCTTTTTTATCAATGTTTATCAATAATACGGCGGTAGCTGCAATGATGTTGCCTTTAACATTAGGTATTTTGTCAAAAATCGAAGTAGAAGGAAATAGAAACCTCTATGTATTCGTATTATTAGGTATAGCGTTTAGTTCTAGTATTGGCGGGATAGGGACACTAGTTGGAAGTACGCCTAATGCACTGTTAGCGCTTTTGACTGATGTTACGTTTAGTGAATGGCTGCCTTATGGAATGCCAGTAATGTTATTGTTAATGCCTGCAATGATTTTCTCATTGTGGATAGTCTTAAAGCCAAATTTTAATGTTCCGTTTACCTCTTCTGTTGAGGATGTTTCGCTTACAGGTATTAGATTATTTACGTTAGTAGTATTTATCTTAACCTCAATTTTACTGATTTTAAGTAAATTTATCGAACCCCATTTACGCTTATTTTTTGATATTCCCAATCAAATTAAGAACTTTGATTCTGTTATTGCAATGATTGCAGTCGTCGTGCTTGGAATGAGCGGGACAGCAACTTGGAAGCAGATACAAGAAAAAACAGAATGGGGTGTTTTAATGCTGTTTGGTGGTGGGCTGGTTTTGAGTATTGTGTTGAAAGATACGGGAGCGAGTAAAATTTTAGCGGATACCATCGTCTCTTTTGTGGGAGATAAACACTGGCTGTTTATGACCGTTATTTTAACGTCATTTATTGTTTTTCTTACAGAATTCACCTCAAATACGGCAAGTGCTGCTTTATTGATGCCGATTTTTATTTCTGTTGCCAATTCACTTAATTTACCTGTGTTATCGTTAGCCGCAATTATAGCAACTGGGGCATCGTGTGCTTTTATGTTACCGATTGCAACGCCTCCAAATGCCATTGTGTTTTCCACAGGATTTATTAAGCAGAAAGAGATGGCAAAAGTAGGATTATTACTCAATGTAATTTGTATTATGGTTATTGGTGGATTATCTTATTTCTGTTGGATTAACTGGTAA
- the hflD gene encoding high frequency lysogenization protein HflD, with translation MANYQDISIALAGVCQAVSLVQKFAHQGVAERESLSYSLQSLLVMQPESTLDVYDNQLEHLTLGFETLQALLGGKQGKLDTELGRYWVSVLALSQKLNKNTQAKSELAQRLQQLERQLSLYDGDVLHEQMIANMAGIYSDIISPLGSRIKVMGSVDFLARPDIQNRIRATLLAGIRAAILWQQVGGNRWQFLFARKKILTATQQLYASL, from the coding sequence ATGGCGAATTATCAAGATATTTCTATTGCATTGGCAGGGGTATGCCAAGCGGTGAGTTTAGTGCAGAAATTTGCACATCAAGGTGTGGCAGAGCGTGAAAGTTTGTCTTATTCATTGCAGAGTTTGTTGGTAATGCAGCCGGAATCAACCCTTGATGTATATGATAATCAGCTAGAACATTTAACTCTTGGGTTTGAAACGTTACAAGCTTTGCTTGGTGGAAAGCAGGGGAAATTAGATACTGAGCTTGGGCGGTATTGGGTTAGTGTATTAGCCCTTAGCCAAAAATTGAATAAGAATACTCAAGCAAAAAGTGAGCTTGCTCAACGGTTACAGCAGTTAGAACGTCAGCTTTCGCTTTATGATGGCGATGTCCTTCACGAACAGATGATTGCTAATATGGCAGGGATTTATAGCGATATTATTAGCCCTTTAGGTTCTCGGATCAAAGTAATGGGATCAGTTGATTTTCTTGCTCGGCCAGATATTCAAAATCGTATTCGAGCAACGTTATTAGCGGGCATTCGTGCTGCGATTTTATGGCAACAGGTTGGCGGTAATCGTTGGCAATTTCTGTTTGCTCGCAAGAAAATTTTAACTGCTACTCAACAGCTATACGCCTCGTTATAA